A stretch of the Melitaea cinxia chromosome 14, ilMelCinx1.1, whole genome shotgun sequence genome encodes the following:
- the LOC123659728 gene encoding general transcription and DNA repair factor IIH helicase subunit XPB — MAPPKKVKKYDSKSGNDRSGKKKKIEEDITIDLVDDDNTENAGVPGAAMQDAEKNDQVPEDEFGAKDYRSQMELKPDSASRPLWVAPNGHIFLEAFSPVYKHAHDFLIAIAEPVSRPQHIHEYKLTAYSLYAAVSVGLQTNDIVEYLQRLSKCTVPAGIIEFIQLCTLSYGKVKLVLKHNRYLVESKHVDVLQKLLRDPVVQQCRLRRDGDDDLLASALPSQSAPPTLAAKPEEKPGSNGAVPEDISQFYQQLDKDDDEDETTDITAKNTAVAFEVDPDKIEVIQKRCIELEYPLLAEYDFRNDSVNPDINIDLKPTAVLRPYQEKSLRKMFGNGRARSGVIVLPCGAGKSLVGVTAVCTVRKRALVLCNSGVSVEQWKQQFKCWSTADDSMICRFTSEAKDKPMGAGILITTYSMITHGQRRSWEAEQTMKWLQAQEWGLVVLDEVHTIPAKMFRRVLTIVHSHAKLGLTATLLREDDKIADLNFLIGPKLYEANWLELQAHGYIARVQCAEVWCPMTPEFYREYLVQKINKKMLLYVMNPSKFRACQFLVRYHERRGDKTIVFSDNVFALRHYAVKMNKPYIYGPTSQNERIQILQNFKFNPKVNTIFVSKVADTSFDLPEANVLIQISSHGGSRRQEAQRLGRILRAKKGALAEEYNAFFYTLVSQDTLEMAYSRKRQRFLVNQGYSYKVITELKGMDQEPDLFYGTREEQGMLLQQVLAASETDCEEEREGATAGARRAPGSLASLAGADDALYLEQRRAAQHNKHPLFKKFRY, encoded by the exons GAGTCAAATGGAGCTGAAACCGGACAGTGCCAGTCGTCCTTTATGGGTAGCACCCAATGGTCATATATTTCTTGAAGCCTTTTCACCTGTTTATAAACATGCCCACGATTTTCTCATAGCGATTGCTGAACCCGTATCTAG gcCTCAACATATACATGAATACAAATTAACAGCATACAGTTTATATGCTGCAGTATCAGTGGGGTTGCAAACAAATGATATTGTAGAATACTTACAAAGGCTCAGCAAATGCACCGTACCTGCTGGAATTATAGAATTTATTCAACTTTGTACTTTGTCATATGGAAAAGTGAAGCTCGTTTTAAAACATAACAG GTACTTGGTGGAGAGTAAGCATGTGGACGTGCTGCAAAAGTTGCTGCGTGACCCTGTAGTGCAGCAGTGCCGCTTGAGACGCGACGGCGATGATGATCTGCTTGCCTCAGCTTTGCCCTCGCAGTCCGCACCTCCCACGCTAGCTGCCAAACCAG AAGAAAAACCAGGATCAAACGGAGCTGTTCCCGAGGATATCAGCCAGTTTTACCAACAATTGGACAAAGACGATGATGAAGATGAGACCACAGACATCACCGCAAAGAACACTGCAGTGGCCTTTGAAGTGGACCCTGATAAAATTGAA gTTATACAAAAACGCTGTATCGAATTGGAATATCCTCTTCTAGCTGAGTATGATTTCCGGAACGATTCTGTGAACCCTGACATTAATATAGACTTGAAGCCGACTGCTGTGCTACGTCCCTACCAAGAGAAAAGCTTACGGAAAATGTTCGGAAACGGACGAGCAAg GTCGGGCGTGATCGTGCTGCCGTGCGGCGCGGGCAAGTCGCTGGTGGGCGTGACGGCCGTGTGCACGGTGCGCAAGCGCGCGCTCGTGCTCTGCAACTCCGGCGTGTCCGTGGAGCAGTGGAAGCAGCAGTTCAAGTGCTGGTCCACGGCCGACGACAGCATGATCTGCCG GTTCACATCCGAGGCGAAGGACAAGCCCATGGGCGCCGGCATCCTGATCACGACGTACTCCATGATCACGCACGGCCAGCGTCGCTCGTGGGAGGCGGAGCAGACGATGAAGTGGCTGCAGGCGCAGGAGTGGGGGCTGGTGGTACTGGACGAGGTGCACACCATCCCCGCCAAGATGTTTCGCCGCGTGCTCACCATTGTACACTCGCACGCCAAGCTCG GTCTGACGGCGACTCTGCTACGCGAGGACGATAAGATCGCCGACCTGAACTTTTTGATCGGGCCGAAGCTGTACGAAGCCAACTGGCTGGAGCTGCAGGCGCACGGCTACATCGCGCGCGTGCAGTGCGCCGAGGTGTGGTGCCCCATGACGCCCGAGTTCTACCGCGAGTACCTCGTGCAGAA GATAAACAAAAAGATGCTGTTATATGTAATGAATCCATCCAAGTTCCGAGCTTGTCAGTTCCTAGTCCGCTACCACGAGAGACGTGGAGACAAAACAATAGTGTTTTCGGACAACGTGTTCGCATTGCGACACTACGCAGTCAAAATGAATAAACCATACATTTACGGTCCGACATCACAGAACGAAAGAATACAGATATTGCAGAACTTTAAGTTCAATCCCAAAGTGAACACAATATTCGTTAGCAAAGTCGCGGACACTAGCTTTGACCTTCCAGAAGCCAACGTTCTCATACAGATATCATCGCACGGAGGCTCCAGGAGACAGGAAGCGCAGAGATTGG GGCGTATTTTAAGGGCAAAAAAAGGAGCATTAGCGGAAGAATACAATGCGTTCTTCTACACATTAGTTTCACAAGATACCTTAGAAATGGCCTACAGTCGTAAAAGACAACGTTTCCTTGTTAATCAGGGCTATAGTTACAAG gtTATAACGGAATTAAAAGGAATGGACCAAGAACCCGACTTGTTCTACGGCACTAGAGAGGAGCAAGGAATGTTATTACAACAA GTGTTGGCCGCGTCGGAGACAGACTGCGAGGAGGAGCGCGAGGGCGCGACGGCGGGCGCGCGGCGCGCTCCCGGCTCGCTGGCGTCGCTGGCCGGCGCCGACGACGCGCTCTACCTGGagcagcgccgcgccgcgcagcACAACAAGCACCCGCTCTTCAAGAAGTTCCGCTACTGA